One genomic segment of Sphingobacteriales bacterium includes these proteins:
- a CDS encoding alpha/beta hydrolase, which produces MPSLRSYIVKRYLRLGQYLMTSQNKHKDIFFIRKALELATSRLPSTSSVTITPIKIKGMEAGYFKPQFADKDVVMLYLHGGGYAFGSYQTHSSLISRLASKLGIGAIGLNYSLWPENPYPAALNDALTAYEWLLEKGYHPEDIFLAGDSAGGGLVLATLLALRDYDLPLPALGVCLSPWTDLTGSGNSVTENNDIDYMLIGSEIKTWGKSYANNEKVQHPYVSPLYGHLEGLPPLLLQVGTAEVLLDDSLSFAKKARKAGNDIKLEIWDDMPHVWQFFWPIIPEAEEALNSIAAFVRQKMTILAN; this is translated from the coding sequence ATGCCAAGTCTTCGCAGTTATATAGTTAAACGTTATTTAAGGTTGGGGCAATATTTAATGACCAGCCAAAACAAACATAAAGACATTTTTTTCATCCGGAAAGCCTTAGAATTAGCTACTTCGCGGTTACCATCTACATCAAGCGTAACGATAACTCCTATAAAAATTAAGGGTATGGAGGCCGGATATTTTAAACCACAATTTGCCGATAAAGATGTGGTGATGCTGTATTTACACGGTGGCGGCTACGCATTTGGCTCGTATCAAACGCATAGCTCCTTAATATCGCGTTTGGCCTCAAAATTAGGGATAGGCGCAATTGGCCTTAATTACAGTTTATGGCCCGAAAACCCCTACCCTGCTGCCTTAAACGATGCTTTAACGGCTTACGAGTGGCTGTTAGAAAAAGGGTATCATCCGGAAGATATTTTTTTGGCGGGCGACTCGGCAGGTGGCGGCTTAGTATTAGCTACGCTCTTAGCCCTGCGCGACTACGATTTGCCACTTCCGGCCTTGGGCGTTTGTTTGTCGCCTTGGACAGATTTAACAGGCTCGGGCAATTCGGTTACCGAAAATAACGATATAGATTACATGCTCATTGGGAGCGAAATTAAAACTTGGGGCAAATCTTATGCTAACAACGAAAAAGTTCAGCACCCCTATGTTTCGCCGTTGTATGGCCATTTAGAAGGGTTACCGCCCTTACTTTTACAGGTTGGCACTGCCGAAGTATTGTTAGATGATTCGCTTAGTTTTGCCAAAAAAGCCCGGAAGGCTGGCAATGATATAAAACTCGAAATATGGGACGATATGCCGCATGTATGGCAGTTTTTTTGGCCAATTATTCCAGAAGCCGAAGAGGCACTTAATAGTATAGCCGCGTTTGTACGGCAAAAGATGACAATTTTGGCAAATTAG
- a CDS encoding T9SS type A sorting domain-containing protein: MALLFIFSSVGVRGQNLCDALNPIVLASDNCDDGNLPDCYCSNAPQGPYYFRLHIFIVTDDDGTHNVNLTHIPIMVENLQRAFNKHNIYFLWNCELEFCSNHNIYLSGATGASTGFLNAICGHQDGINIFVGDEESPDPNDPWICIGNGNGGVADNIPGRAIHVSGKKCLFTGDPNPTDPVVLTSTVPHEMGHIFGLHHVVLANNCTQILENTDCQTSCDFVCDTPFGDAASNFPDCVSTWPLLPTNSNIINFMSSNSHHQCRNIFTPEQGVRMRCIINEYLNEPNINFEQRLIPLPLLTTTNITTNTVFNTNQVMNGNIVINSGSELIIENCTIQMPWNAKIVVERNAKLTLNNAYLTAATCSEETELSNPFWQGIIVKGGIGQQTANNGLNNPFHCGIMRSYNNSVIEKALVGISAITTFEETTPGLLTISQTNFINNGNGVLMSAFLTPTTTASSFQDCIFVDNHHLTPNTNGIVSFFTHRILLSRCRFTGFTQSGILGVNSGIEIEGGTIFDDNNFGIDMSNFILGTSTTSWLKFTGSEFQRHLFDHNTSAHIRLDNTIGVMPDNFTRGALIRYADFMGPAPGIFICNPFFYLIEECSFETENMPGIAGCSSGQPGDFQRFALCNAFNNCDRAITFFGENRDVILWSNNFTNNNTDWSISSYTDFAQTPPLTTLGAIYKYQGSPGQPAGNCFSNPIINADIQALQGEVVPFKYYYEDVTPPPPCIIPITPGDYNVHQTIGNLYVCDQGAGIVYTNNDLQNQQTVVNNLTALVAANPQNEDYVAQLAAAELLYSQILQFLIGEAIMQNNYALAETYLLAEPPTLANQWLLYGIQVEAGNYQNASSTLAAMPNTPNYMLGVKTMQNWYLNWLQDTTGVLTLTPLQDSTLTAMANSPHIALDASMAQAFLRYFKNEYYPLQMPPMPLQNAKANPAQNHGIAQTNGLYIYPNPAANKLNISLQTINNTTNEVLQLHIVNLLGQMVYQIPVLNNNTYFTINTTNLQQGMYYVQVLGCNSVLAQSKLVINR; the protein is encoded by the coding sequence ATGGCGCTACTATTTATATTTAGTAGTGTGGGGGTGCGGGGGCAAAATTTATGTGACGCTCTTAACCCTATTGTTTTAGCCAGCGATAACTGCGATGATGGCAACCTTCCCGATTGTTATTGTTCAAACGCCCCTCAAGGCCCTTATTATTTTAGACTACATATTTTTATTGTTACCGACGATGATGGCACTCACAATGTAAACCTTACACATATACCCATTATGGTCGAAAATTTGCAACGTGCATTTAACAAACATAATATTTATTTTCTTTGGAATTGCGAGTTAGAATTTTGCTCCAACCATAACATATATTTAAGTGGTGCAACCGGTGCAAGTACGGGATTCTTAAATGCTATTTGTGGCCATCAAGATGGCATTAATATTTTCGTGGGAGATGAAGAAAGCCCCGACCCCAATGACCCATGGATTTGTATTGGCAATGGCAATGGAGGAGTAGCAGATAATATTCCAGGTCGCGCCATACATGTATCGGGTAAAAAATGCCTTTTTACTGGCGACCCCAACCCAACCGACCCCGTTGTACTTACATCTACTGTACCCCATGAAATGGGGCATATTTTCGGGTTACACCATGTAGTTTTGGCAAATAATTGCACCCAAATTTTAGAAAATACAGACTGCCAAACATCTTGCGATTTTGTATGCGACACCCCTTTTGGCGATGCCGCTTCCAATTTTCCGGATTGTGTATCAACTTGGCCACTTTTACCAACAAACTCGAATATAATTAATTTTATGTCGTCCAACTCACACCACCAATGTAGAAATATATTTACCCCCGAACAAGGCGTGCGTATGCGTTGTATTATAAACGAATACCTTAATGAACCTAACATTAATTTTGAGCAAAGGTTAATACCTTTACCGCTACTTACTACAACCAATATTACCACAAATACAGTTTTCAATACCAACCAAGTTATGAACGGAAATATAGTAATAAACAGCGGTAGCGAGTTAATAATCGAAAACTGCACCATACAAATGCCTTGGAACGCTAAAATAGTTGTTGAGCGCAATGCTAAACTTACCCTTAATAACGCCTATTTAACAGCGGCAACTTGCAGCGAAGAAACCGAGTTGTCAAACCCTTTTTGGCAGGGTATCATTGTTAAGGGTGGCATTGGGCAACAAACAGCCAATAATGGGTTAAACAACCCTTTCCATTGTGGTATTATGCGTAGCTACAACAATAGTGTAATTGAAAAAGCGTTGGTCGGCATATCAGCTATTACAACTTTTGAAGAAACAACACCAGGATTATTGACCATTAGTCAAACAAATTTTATTAACAATGGCAATGGCGTTTTAATGTCGGCATTTTTAACCCCCACTACTACAGCAAGTAGTTTCCAAGATTGTATTTTTGTTGATAACCACCATTTAACACCCAATACCAACGGTATTGTTAGCTTTTTTACCCATAGAATATTATTAAGCCGATGCCGTTTTACAGGGTTTACCCAAAGTGGTATTTTAGGCGTTAACTCAGGCATTGAAATTGAAGGAGGAACAATTTTTGATGATAATAATTTTGGTATAGATATGAGCAATTTTATCTTAGGCACCTCAACAACCTCGTGGCTTAAATTTACCGGAAGCGAATTTCAGCGACACCTTTTCGACCACAACACCAGCGCGCATATACGCTTAGATAATACAATTGGTGTTATGCCCGATAATTTTACTCGAGGAGCCTTAATTCGGTATGCCGACTTTATGGGACCAGCACCCGGAATATTTATCTGCAACCCTTTTTTTTATCTAATTGAAGAGTGCAGTTTTGAAACAGAAAATATGCCCGGAATTGCCGGATGCAGTAGTGGGCAGCCCGGCGATTTTCAACGATTTGCATTGTGCAACGCCTTTAATAATTGCGACCGAGCCATTACCTTTTTTGGCGAAAACAGAGACGTAATTTTGTGGTCGAACAATTTCACCAATAATAATACCGATTGGTCGATAAGTTCTTATACCGATTTCGCACAAACCCCACCCCTTACTACCTTAGGGGCTATCTATAAATATCAAGGATCGCCCGGACAACCCGCCGGCAACTGCTTTAGCAACCCAATAATAAACGCCGATATACAAGCACTCCAAGGCGAGGTAGTACCTTTTAAGTACTATTACGAAGATGTAACGCCACCGCCACCTTGTATTATACCCATAACACCCGGCGATTATAATGTTCACCAAACAATTGGCAACTTGTATGTATGCGATCAAGGCGCAGGTATTGTATATACAAACAACGATTTGCAAAACCAACAAACTGTGGTTAATAATTTAACGGCATTGGTTGCCGCCAACCCGCAAAATGAGGATTATGTAGCACAGTTGGCAGCAGCAGAACTACTATATAGCCAAATTTTGCAATTTTTAATTGGCGAAGCCATAATGCAAAACAACTATGCACTTGCCGAAACCTACCTACTTGCCGAACCCCCCACCCTTGCCAATCAATGGCTATTATATGGCATACAAGTTGAGGCAGGTAACTACCAAAATGCCTCCAGCACCCTGGCTGCTATGCCCAATACCCCCAACTATATGCTGGGGGTTAAAACCATGCAAAACTGGTATTTAAACTGGCTACAAGATACAACAGGGGTGTTAACCTTAACCCCCTTGCAAGATTCGACCCTAACAGCAATGGCAAACAGCCCACATATTGCGTTAGATGCGTCAATGGCACAAGCGTTTTTGCGCTATTTTAAAAACGAGTATTACCCATTGCAAATGCCTCCAATGCCATTACAAAATGCTAAAGCCAACCCCGCCCAAAACCATGGTATTGCACAAACCAATGGGCTATATATATACCCAAACCCTGCTGCTAATAAACTGAATATTAGCTTGCAAACTATAAATAACACAACTAACGAAGTGTTACAACTGCATATAGTAAACCTATTGGGGCAAATGGTGTATCAAATCCCGGTTTTAAACAACAATACCTATTTTACTATAAACACTACTAATTTACAACAAGGCATGTATTATGTACAAGTACTTGGCTGCAACAGCGTTTTAGCCCAAAGCAAACTCGTTATTAATCGTTAA
- a CDS encoding T9SS type A sorting domain-containing protein translates to MGNTLWDTLAGTKHISFSNPMSTIQLPDSSFMVSFMGWKLPNPWNDDGYHGLIKVDKNGKELWTRFYEKIIGPPINYFNDMIALADGNILIVGARNKAFLINGHYTSGLFKIEPEKGDTLQTAIVGDYFGDIYDIALCANGDIICAGRVALFQYPNQPKEFTYGGWIYRVTPNLELVWEHYIYDVGKASENELYSIIEAPDGSIYAAGFADTKLVFSTETWIVKLSADGCIDDYLTCNENLQIYTAISPPPKQGVSPSLRALGGVSTNPAHQTATININHNYTHLIHQGETLEIFNTQGQLVKTIPLSGLETTTFTTANLISGIYYCRLQNHPEIEGVKMVVW, encoded by the coding sequence TTGGGCAATACTTTATGGGACACCTTGGCTGGCACTAAACATATTTCATTTTCTAACCCCATGTCCACAATTCAATTGCCCGATAGCAGTTTTATGGTGTCGTTTATGGGTTGGAAACTACCTAACCCTTGGAATGACGATGGCTACCATGGTCTAATTAAAGTAGATAAAAATGGTAAAGAACTATGGACGCGGTTTTATGAGAAAATAATTGGACCACCAATAAATTACTTCAACGATATGATTGCCTTAGCCGATGGCAATATATTAATAGTAGGTGCGCGTAACAAGGCATTTTTAATAAATGGTCATTATACAAGTGGCTTGTTTAAAATTGAACCTGAAAAGGGCGATACACTTCAAACAGCTATAGTAGGCGATTATTTTGGCGACATTTACGATATAGCCCTATGCGCCAATGGCGATATTATATGTGCCGGTCGTGTTGCACTATTTCAATACCCCAATCAACCAAAGGAATTTACTTATGGTGGGTGGATTTATAGGGTAACGCCAAATTTAGAATTGGTATGGGAACATTATATTTATGATGTAGGTAAAGCAAGCGAAAATGAGTTGTATAGCATCATCGAGGCCCCCGATGGCAGTATATACGCTGCTGGGTTTGCTGATACAAAATTGGTGTTTTCTACCGAAACATGGATAGTAAAGCTCTCCGCCGATGGCTGTATAGACGATTATTTAACCTGCAATGAAAATCTTCAAATATACACTGCCATTTCCCCACCGCCAAAACAGGGGGTTTCCCCCTCGTTGAGGGCGTTAGGGGGCGTAAGCACCAACCCCGCCCACCAAACCGCTACTATAAACATCAACCACAACTACACCCATTTAATACACCAAGGCGAAACCCTTGAAATTTTTAACACACAAGGGCAGTTGGTAAAAACTATTCCTTTATCCGGATTAGAAACTACCACCTTTACCACCGCCAACCTAATATCCGGCATCTATTACTGCCGCCTTCAAAACCATCCGGAGATAGAAGGCGTTAAAATGGTGGTGTGGTAA
- a CDS encoding T9SS type A sorting domain-containing protein, with the protein MAIVLPAGSSTAQFRLYNVLGQVVWQQTIKGSITQLAIPANIANGVYFARITNTQTDLKQRYLLAR; encoded by the coding sequence ATTGCAATAGTATTACCTGCTGGCAGCAGCACCGCGCAGTTTAGGTTATACAATGTGCTGGGGCAAGTGGTATGGCAGCAAACCATAAAAGGCAGTATAACGCAGTTGGCAATACCCGCAAATATAGCCAATGGCGTGTATTTTGCGCGCATAACCAATACCCAAACAGACCTCAAACAACGCTATCTCCTAGCGCGATAA
- a CDS encoding acyl-CoA carboxylase subunit beta, translating into MDLEFNRNEDALKLATSEVKQRLSKIALGGGTKQIEKLHKQGKLTARERIALLIDKDRPFTEIGAFAGYEMYAEQGGCPAGGVVVGLGYVSKRLCVIVANDATVKSGAWFPITAKKNLRAQEIAMENHLPIIYLVDSAGVFLPMQDEVFPDKEHFGRIFRNNSIMSAMGILQIAAIMGSCVAGGAYLPILSDEALIVDKTGSVFLAGPYLVKAAIGENVDSETLGGAEMHSEISGVTDYRMPDDQTCLKTIRNLISQQGHPEKAGFDRFEAQPPALPATDLYGIYPEKGAKPYKTIELIKRLVDKSEYIEYKAGYGRTITCAYARIDGWAVGIVANNREIIRTKKGETQIGGVIYSDSADKAARFIMICNQKRIPLVFLQDVTGFMVGSRSEQGGIIKDGAKMVNVMSNSIVPKFTVIVGNSYGAGNYAMCGKAYDPRLIVAWPTAKIAVMGGEQAAKTLLQIQVSSRKGKGEEITEAEQAQLLQQITERYQRQTTPYYAAARLWVDAIIDPLETRQIISMGIEAANHAPITQPFKVGVLQT; encoded by the coding sequence ATAGATTTAGAGTTTAATCGCAACGAAGATGCTTTAAAATTGGCCACCTCAGAAGTAAAACAACGCCTCTCTAAAATAGCGCTTGGCGGCGGTACTAAGCAAATCGAAAAATTGCATAAACAAGGCAAATTAACAGCCCGCGAACGTATTGCATTGCTAATTGATAAAGATAGACCATTTACCGAAATTGGCGCTTTTGCTGGCTACGAAATGTATGCCGAGCAAGGCGGATGCCCCGCAGGTGGGGTAGTGGTGGGCTTAGGTTACGTGTCAAAAAGGCTTTGTGTAATTGTGGCAAACGATGCAACAGTAAAATCGGGAGCTTGGTTTCCGATAACGGCCAAAAAAAATTTAAGGGCGCAAGAAATTGCCATGGAAAACCACCTGCCAATTATTTATTTGGTTGATAGTGCCGGCGTATTTTTGCCCATGCAAGACGAGGTCTTTCCGGATAAAGAGCATTTTGGGCGCATCTTCCGGAATAATTCTATTATGTCGGCTATGGGAATTTTACAAATTGCAGCCATCATGGGCAGTTGCGTAGCCGGAGGTGCCTATTTGCCAATTTTAAGCGACGAAGCCCTAATTGTAGATAAAACCGGCTCGGTGTTTTTGGCTGGCCCCTATTTGGTAAAGGCTGCTATTGGCGAGAACGTAGATAGCGAAACCCTTGGCGGCGCCGAAATGCACAGCGAAATATCGGGGGTTACCGATTACCGGATGCCAGACGACCAGACTTGCCTTAAAACTATCCGGAATTTAATTTCGCAGCAGGGGCATCCGGAGAAAGCCGGTTTTGACCGCTTCGAAGCGCAACCTCCGGCATTGCCCGCAACCGATTTGTATGGTATTTATCCTGAAAAAGGCGCGAAACCTTACAAAACTATCGAACTTATAAAACGGTTGGTCGATAAGTCGGAATACATCGAATATAAAGCCGGATATGGTCGTACAATTACCTGCGCATATGCCCGCATTGATGGCTGGGCGGTAGGCATTGTAGCCAATAACCGCGAAATAATCAGAACCAAAAAGGGAGAAACACAAATTGGCGGTGTAATTTACAGCGACAGTGCCGACAAAGCGGCAAGATTTATAATGATTTGTAACCAAAAACGTATTCCGTTGGTTTTTTTACAAGATGTAACCGGATTTATGGTGGGCAGCCGCAGCGAACAAGGTGGTATAATAAAAGATGGCGCTAAAATGGTTAATGTTATGTCGAACTCGATAGTGCCAAAATTTACCGTTATTGTGGGCAACTCGTATGGGGCAGGCAATTACGCAATGTGCGGTAAAGCCTACGACCCGCGCCTTATTGTGGCCTGGCCAACAGCAAAAATTGCCGTTATGGGCGGCGAACAAGCGGCAAAAACATTGCTGCAAATACAAGTAAGTAGTCGCAAAGGCAAAGGCGAAGAAATAACCGAAGCCGAACAAGCCCAGTTATTGCAACAAATTACCGAGCGTTACCAACGGCAAACTACGCCCTATTATGCCGCCGCTCGCTTATGGGTTGATGCTATAATTGACCCCCTAGAAACACGGCAAATTATTTCGATGGGTATTGAAGCGGCCAACCATGCCCCCATAACCCAACCTTTTAAAGTTGGCGTGTTGCAAACCTAA
- a CDS encoding M48 family metallopeptidase: MKNLFAALVLIALLVSACSKVPLTGRRQFNLVPDATLNQMSFDAYRDVLKESKIMNTGGDVTLVKRVGNDIAAAVGTYLRQHKLSKLANEFKWEYNVIDDASQVNAFCMPGGKVAVYSGILPVAKDANGLAVVMGHEIAHAVARHGNERMSQGLVQQLGAVGLAVALKDKPQQTQQLFMSAYGLGSQVGILLPFSRKHESEADELGLTFMAMAGYNPAASVDFWSRMSSKGGGAQPPEFLSTHPSHSTRISDLKKQLAKAQKIYDGAPKKENTSLSGSAGNTPSNDGGGGTTTGRWKSKNQKSRR, encoded by the coding sequence ATGAAAAATTTATTTGCAGCTTTGGTTTTAATAGCCTTGTTGGTAAGTGCTTGCTCGAAAGTTCCTTTAACAGGGCGCAGACAGTTTAATTTGGTACCCGATGCCACTTTAAACCAAATGAGTTTTGATGCTTACCGTGACGTTTTAAAAGAAAGCAAAATTATGAATACCGGCGGCGATGTTACACTTGTAAAACGTGTAGGTAACGATATTGCCGCGGCAGTAGGCACTTACTTGCGCCAGCATAAACTTTCGAAATTGGCCAACGAGTTTAAATGGGAGTATAATGTTATTGACGATGCCTCGCAAGTTAATGCCTTTTGTATGCCGGGCGGTAAAGTTGCCGTTTATTCGGGTATTTTGCCGGTAGCAAAAGATGCCAATGGCCTTGCCGTTGTAATGGGGCACGAAATTGCCCACGCTGTTGCAAGGCACGGCAACGAGCGCATGAGCCAGGGCTTGGTACAGCAATTAGGTGCTGTGGGCTTGGCCGTTGCACTAAAAGATAAACCCCAGCAAACGCAACAATTATTTATGTCGGCATACGGTTTAGGCTCGCAGGTAGGCATATTATTGCCTTTTTCGAGGAAACACGAAAGCGAAGCCGACGAGCTTGGCCTTACTTTTATGGCTATGGCGGGTTATAATCCGGCAGCATCGGTAGATTTTTGGTCGCGCATGAGCAGTAAAGGGGGCGGCGCGCAGCCTCCGGAGTTTTTAAGCACCCACCCAAGCCATTCTACACGCATTAGCGACCTTAAAAAACAGTTAGCCAAGGCGCAAAAAATTTACGATGGCGCACCTAAAAAAGAAAACACCTCGCTAAGCGGTTCGGCGGGCAATACGCCCAGCAATGACGGTGGTGGCGGCACTACAACCGGGCGGTGGAAAAGCAAAAACCAAAAATCCAGGCGGTAG